The genomic interval acaaagaagaaaattactgCATGACCTCATTTGTAGGCAGAATCTTTAAAAGTTGAATACCTAGAAACAGAGAGTAAATAATGGCATTGGTGTGGGAGGATGGGGACACACTGGTCAAAGGATGCAAATTTACAGTTACGTAGGATAAATAAGTCTAGAGATCTAAGGTACAGCCTGAGGACTACAGTCAACAATATTGTATTATGTAACTAATAATAAGTTTCGTGcaagtcaaaagttatatgcagatttttgaCTGCATGAGGGCTTGGTTTCCCTAATCCTGGTGTTGCGTAAGAGTCAACTGTGCACAAACATCATGTCATACATCTTAAATATATACAGTAAGaggttttgaaaataaagtgaaataaaatacaaataagtaaCATAAGTAGTAAATGAAATGGGAGTGTATCATGGATTAGAAAAATCTTCCTTTGCTCACCTGAAACCCCATCTCTCACCTCAAAAAGAAATTACTATCTATATTCTTTTATGCCATGCAAAGgcatttaataaagaaaagtattagcatattttaaagtttcaagagctcaaagcagaagaaaatcatTTACGGACACTGTGAAGAGATATTAATACATGGTCATGTTTCATCTGCactatcttctctttttttcatagTGTTTTTCGGGACACCCTTCTTGGTCTCGCATTTTCTCTGCCTGACTAGCAAGTCCATCTGCAATCAAAGCTATTGCCAGTCTCTCTCTTACTGTCTTCActttcctttcctgtttcctAATATCCTCCTCTGTGACCAGAAATTGTTTGCACAGGATCTGTGAGATACCCAGACTCACTCTGGGAGTGATCTGTGCCAAATCTGAAGACTGAGCAAAGGTGTGCATGGGACTGGAGCACAGACCAGCAGCAAGAGCCCCTGGCAGGGATGCACCTGTGCAACCAGGTGCAAGCTTCTGCAAGGATTTGGCAAGATCCAAAGCACTTAAAAGTTCTCCCGAGCTGCTGTGGGCCTGGAGTCCTTGAAGTCTCTTCTGCCAGCAGACCTGTTGGGGCTTTTCCAGATTCTCTTCCCATTGGTGATATCTAACCTCATTGCCAGGATGAGATGTGATTCTAGTAACTGGTCTCTTGAATATGTAGCTGGACATTCTCAAAGGGATTGAGATGCTGAAGCCAGAATTTAGTTCGGATTGGTTTACACAGTCGCATTGCTTCCTCTGTGAACTTTTGGCCAtcatccttcttttcctcctatgctataaaaataaatcatgaaactgaatcaaaatgaaaaagattcctttcttctcagctGACAATGATCTCAGCTCTTTTGGACTTccatccttcctcttccctctagAGATAGGTCTGACCTGCCTCTTGCAACATCCTCAAGCAGATTTGTATAAAGGACATACAGCTCAAGGTCAAAATACCCCTCCACCATCCTGAAAGCCACTTCCTTGTTTGAGTATCATTTTATTCCCTTTTTGTCCGTATCACTCTCAAATTTGCAAGTCCAGACACCCTCTATTGTGACACACACAATATGTCTTTTTCTAAACATGAAACCCTGGCAGGGCACAGCTCAGGCCTGTGTAtaatgcctgcaatcctagcactctggggaggccaaggcaggtggattgcttgagctcaagagttcaaaaccagcatgagcaagagtgagacccaatctttactaaaaacagaaaaattagctgggcatgacagcgtacacttgtagtcccagctgctcaggagggcggaggcaggaggatcaactgggcttcaggaggctgaagctttgaggctgcagtgagctatgatgattctacctggggtgatagaatgagactctgtctcaaaaaaataatcctaagtcCTGCCATTCTTGTGTGTGATTTGACTATTCATTTGATTAACCCATTGACCATCAGTGTGTGTTCATCCATAGTGAAATTATCATCTGTGCCACTCTTAGGGACTCACTATCATACGCCAGATATTGTCATCAGTCCAAATGGTCCTGCCCCAAAGTAAATAGTTCAGAAAGCTTACTCATCCTCCACAAGTGTCTACTCTCTACCTTTTTTATTCAAACACCCATGCAATAGATACACATTCCTCAAGAACAAAAGTTATGCCAGACCATCATACCTTCACCTTCGTTTCTCTCCTCCCATTCCTGTCACTCTTGGATTCCGTGATCTGTGACCTCAATAATTCCCTTGGAATAAGCCAACATTCCTTCCCACTCATCATATCTGCCTTGTGAACCTTGGGAGATCCCTGTTGATCCTCAACACTGTAGCTATAGCTGGTCTTATGATAAccactgaaaagaaaaagcacacaaCATGCTATTTTGGTACcactataaatacaaaatattcagCATTAACTGGGAAGAACTTATAATGCCtagaaatttttactttcttttgtgtGTTGACTTACTATTAACTCCTTAATTTTTCCCCAGAGCCAGTTCCAAATGTTCtccacttttcctttttcctggtgTATATTAACTTGCCTGATACAACAAAGGGAATTGCTAACTACTGCGTTGAAATATTATGGGTCTAGTTGCCAAATCTGCAAATACTCCTGATAAGCTTCCTTAGCTTctaattttctctaattttattcaATGACTTTCCTTTATTCTCAAATGGTGAGAATACctatcccttcttccttcttagTGATCTTGTGCCTTCAATATTCCAATTTAGCCCTCATATCTTCAACTTCTCTTTTTCTACTGAATCTTTCCTTCAGAATTTAAATATGTTCAAATTGGTTGGGCATGgtagcttacgcctgtaatcctagcactctgggaggctgaggcggatggattgcttgagttcacgagctTGAGAACAGCCCCAGCAAGACTGAGATTTTGTccctaaaatatagccaggtgttgtgccagatgccggtagtcccagctacttgggaggctgaggcaagaggatgtcttgaggttgttgtgagctatgatgcctgggcactctatcaagggcaacaaagtgagactctgtctcaaaaaaaaaataaagttcaaattgtTCCTAACTACACAGACACTGCTCACCTGACTTTCCTGGGACCTCTCCTCAACCACTGCTTTCTATTCCTTCCCCTTGGGTGTGAGCCATCTTCATCCTCTGTCTCTATCCCCTCACCTCCAAGCAATTCCTCAGTTCATGCCAAACTTCTATCTGCCTTTACCATTCCATAGATGTTTTCCCCACCAAGGCCACAATGTCCCCTCTATTACTAAATCCAAAAGGAACTTGTAAATATTCATCTAACCCggctgacttttctatttttagtagagacagagtctttcttgctcttgttcatgctgggctcaaactcctgatctcaagcaatcctccttcctcagcctcccagaagagCCGTTACACCCAGATCTGACATGAATCTTTAAGTGGAAagctctagcaggggtcctcaaactttttaaacaggggaccagttcactgtccctcagaccattggagggccggactatagtttaaaaaaaaaaaaaaaaactctgaacaaattcctatgcacactgcacatatctaattttgaagtgaaaaaaaaaaaaaaacacaggaacaaatacaatcacaccgcctcatgtggcctcatgtgatgtggcccgtgggccgcagtttgtgGACCCCTGCAGTATGTTTGAAACAACTTGGATATGTGAGCCTTATTTTACAAGTGTGGATCTTTTCAAATCTAAATACAGAACAGATCCATCTGATAAAATCCAGCTCATGAATTGAGATGTGTTGTAAGTGGCAAGTACAAACTAGATTTCTGGAACGCagtccaaaaaaaggaaaatacctttatattaattttcACATTAGTTACATGcacaaatgataatattttggctataattggtttaaaaatacttttagaatTAGGGAGCAGGCAGAAGGGGCCTTGCCAGCCAGGGCTCCGGCGGCGCGCTCGCGCGGTCTCTGCCGCCAGGGGGCAGCCGGGGTGCGCGGAGCCAAGAGAGGGGTCCGGTTTGCTCCCGAGCTGGTCGAGGCGCGCCGGGACGCGAAACCTGTCAGGAAGCTGGCGACTCCGGTTGAACAGCCGCCGCACCGCGGGCAGGAAATGCATCCCGTTCCAGCTCGCCACAGGTTTGGGTCGGAAAGATATAGTTGAATATTTGCTTCAGAAGGGTGTAAAATTCCAAGCATATGATGGTGGGGGCCTTATTCCTTTTCCTAATGCATGGTTCTTTCGGTCGTGCCAAAGTAGTTAACCTCCTTTTGCGACACGCAGCGCACTCAAATGCACGAGATAATTTGAATTATACTCCTCTTTGTCAAGCTTCAATCAAAGGAAAGATTGGCGTTTGCACAGTGCTCTTACAGCAAGGAGCAGAGCCAACTATCTGAAATACAGGTGTAAGGACACCATTGGATTCAGCAGACTCGTCTGCCAAAGCAGTGCTAACTGATGAATATAAGAAAATGAACTCTTGAAAAGTACCAGGAGTGGCAATGAGGAAAAATGATGCCTCTGCTTACACCATTAAATGTCAACTGCCATGCAGGCGATCGATGGCAGAAAGTCAACTCCATCGCATTTGGCGGCAGGATACAACAGAGTAAAGATTGTACAGCTGTTATTGCAGCATGGAGCTGATGCTCACGCTAAAGAAACGGTGGTCTGGT from Nycticebus coucang isolate mNycCou1 chromosome 3, mNycCou1.pri, whole genome shotgun sequence carries:
- the MBD3L1 gene encoding methyl-CpG-binding domain protein 3-like 1, producing MAKSSQRKQCDCVNQSELNSGFSISIPLRMSSYIFKRPVTRITSHPGNEVRYHQWEENLEKPQQVCWQKRLQGLQAHSSSGELLSALDLAKSLQKLAPGCTGASLPGALAAGLCSSPMHTFAQSSDLAQITPRVSLGISQILCKQFLVTEEDIRKQERKVKTVRERLAIALIADGLASQAEKMRDQEGCPEKHYEKKRR